GGGTATCTTATACTTCACATGCACATATaccaaacaaaagaaaaagtgatAATTGATAAACACCATTAAATAGTAAGAATTTTTACAATCTTTCaagtttttaatatatgtgacaatatcaaatttctaattttcaaatattcgaAATGGTCGTTCATAATCTTAATGAGGTCATAGATTACCACGTGAGGCGACGGTACTATAAATTATCTCGttctaaataaaaacatatattcatcAGTTTCATACATGTGGACATTTATTCTTTTTTCGTATATCATTGGTTGAAAATCATTTACATTCGAGAAATTGGTATCAACATACTAATCAAGTGTAGTGGCAGAGTCAAAGATTAATTTATCTCGTATAAATTTTGTAGTATTTTTATTCCATAATTTACTCGACAAAAGCTTAGAGAACTTTTCGCTCACTTGACATAAGTTTCATAAAGAATAAGTTATGTTTCGTGCGATAAAAATTCTGGATTCTTAAATCGAACTTTTTCCTTGCTCAACATAAGTTCGATTGAAATTAGTTTATATGTCTCTTACGACATAATTTGtggattttgaatttgaatgtttATCTCGCCTGGAATAAGTGCATTAGGAATTAAGTTGTGTATTACAACACAACTTGTTATGTTTTTTAAGGCGTAACTTGTGGTAGATTaagatacaaaaatataaacttataccgaatattttttttttgttattggttTCAAAGATATATTTGATCAAATATCTTTTACTTAAAATATTGATGGACAAAGATTAAAACTCATCAAATTTGAGGATAAAAATTAAGATGATCCCAAAATATCTACTTATGAGTCCACTTATACTAGACAACCAACACAATTGGCATACATATATTGGTTTATCTAAAGAAACAAAATGATGCTTTTATATTTGaaagaataaatttaaatttgaacttttcGATCTATGATTAAAAGAGATGATATACATGTCATTTTATACagatttataatttgttttagggtttttatatttattttttaaaaaaaatctatacttaatcaaataatatcacattatataatagtaataattagtGGTCCAATAGACgtgaaaatgaaatttttaaaaaaactttagcAACAAAGAAACACATCTTGTCATCCatgttaaaagaaaatgagagaGAATTGGGAGACGAatctaatgatgatgataattgtcattattttattattattgtcataatTCActatcataaattataatgattgTCACACATATGAGTagttaaaatgattttgttaCTCGAATAGTcattcaattattaaaaattatgtaacaAAGTCATAATTCTTTTGTCATAAGAAAATCACTCTTCCATTAGTATTTCTCTCTAATTCATTTTGATCAATTATTCAATGTTTGAGCCCTAAATTTGTTATTTGGCATTTGAATtaaataatctcaaaataaaaaataaatgtttccAACCTCATTGACATCCCCGTAGTACTAGAAAAAACATGACTTCtggtgaaaataaaataaagaatatgaaTTTAATACTAAATTTGAGTAATAAATAGTCAAAATAGCATTACGAAAATAGAacttttgttgtttgttcttGTTATATTACTGTCAAATGAAAATACTGCAATATTGattttcaaaacaaataatTGCACTCAATTGACATTATAGCATATTAATACCTAGTTAAACATATAAAAACTTTAATCCAGATCCTTCAAACTTTTCTTCTATGGTAAGATTGAGTTTATCACTCATATTTGTAGTAAAACAATTCTTCCAATCTCCAATTTCTCCTTtacgaaagaaaaaaattatgtctctCCAGTTGAAAACTGTCCATTTGTATTCACTTccaaatttctcaaattttcaaaGCTACACAGTTTTAATATCTCATCCACCACTCCACAATTTTCTTCCTCTATGGAAATTGGACATTCCAAGAATTCAGCCAAGTGTTTAAGCTGAATTTTgggtttctttttaatttcttcatacaTTAAGAAAAGTGTTTTGGTAGGCTTTTATATGCTTTGTTTCCAATAATCTAACACATGATTCCAAAATGGACCATAAAGGCTCACCCCCTCATAGAAAAGATCAAACATTCTTCAACGGCATTCATATTGTTGTGATTGAAGTAATAAATTGTTTGTGAAATGtcacatagaaataaaagtGTCCCTTGGATTTCTACATAAAGTAGACAAATTTGGTTTTTGAATCCTGGACTGATTTTGGCAATGAAGCAAAGGGCACATGAGTTGCCAAGATTCTAGGTGAAGTGAAGGTTGAAAAATCAGGGACTTGACCATCAATATAGAGCTCAGGCTCCAAGAATGGAACAAGAACATGCGGGTTATTGACAAGTAAAGGGTGATTAGGTTCAAAAATAGGATGTTTCACTCGattcaccaaaataaataaaagtgattTTAACCAAGTAGTTCCTGATTTTGGAGTTGTAACAAgaatgatatcactatcttcggcttgaaattgttgttgaaatACAATCA
The DNA window shown above is from Solanum lycopersicum chromosome 11, SLM_r2.1 and carries:
- the LOC138339281 gene encoding cytosolic sulfotransferase 12-like — its product is MTTSPPKYLQEDTLSEECKKLISILPKDKGWVGSYIYNYQGFWTPPRFFQGVIVFQQQFQAEDSDIILVTTPKSGTTWLKSLLFILVNRVKHPIFEPNHPLLVNNPHVLVPFLEPELYIDGQVPDFSTFTSPRILATHVPFASLPKSVQDSKTKFVYFM